The sequence GCGGCGCAGGTGTACCTCGAGTCGCGGGTCTGCGAGGAAGATGGCGGCATCGTCTACACCTATCGCGGCGTCGGCGAGGACGTCGAGGACCGGTACCGACCGCCGCCGGATTACTGGCTCCCGGACCCACAGGCAAGCGGTCGAGAGTTCGACGACGAAACGGACCGCGGGCGATCGGAGCCGTTCGGATGAGCGTTTGGTCGCTGCGCTCGAGTCTGCGCCGTCGGTCACTCCGACCAGCGCGCGTCGGCCAGCGTCCGCTGGATCACGTCCGAGCCAACCGATTCCGCGAGCGTCTCGAACCCGGCGCGTTCGGTGCGGTCGCTGGCGTTCGCGACCAGCCGGGAGACGATGAACTCGGGCGTCGATCGGCCCACCGTCCCGAACCGCGGCTGGTAGTCGACCAGCAACTCGAGGTCCGGGTTCAGCCCTTCGGCGAAGATGCCGTCGACCCGGGCTGCAGGCGGCAGGGGCTCGAGGTCGTCCGCGAGGTGGGTGACGAACACCCCCAGCGCCTCCCGGTCGACGGTCAGCGTGACGAGGCCGTGCAGCAAATCCGCGGCGCTGCCCGGTTCGGTGATCGCCTCGAACTCGTCGACCAGCATCAGCGTTCGCCCGCCGGAAGAGAGCGGCGGCACGATCGACCGGAGCGTCGACTCGAGCACGCCCGCGTTGAAGCTTGCGTGGCGGCGGTGGAAGACGAGCGAGTCGACGGGCGTCACCTCGGCTTCCTCGGCGGGGACCGGCAGCCCCATCATCGCGAGCAGGACGACCTGACAGAGGGTCTCGAGCAGGGTCGTCTTCCCGCCGCTGTTGGCCCCCGTGAGGACGGCCACCCGCTGGTCGCCCGGCGGTGCTTCGACGCTCCGGGGGACGTCCTCGACGCCGTGGTCGCCAAGCCCGTAGGTAACCGGCTGGACGTCCACGTCGGACTGGGCGGCCAGTCGGAGGTTCCGGGCCTCGAGGACCGAGACCGCGGCGTCGGAGTCGTCCACGAACGTCGGTCGCGTACAGTCGTAGGTCAGTGCGAACCGGGCCAGCGAGAGGTGCAGGGCGATGTCGTCGACCGCCGTAACGGCCCGGTCGACGGCCGTTTCGGTGTCGGCCAGCGTCTTCTTGAGATCGCTCGCGACGAGCGTCTCGCGTTCGTCGATAGACTCGGTCAGGTCCGCTCGAAGACCCCGAAGCGTCTCGCCAACGAAGTCGGTCGCGTCGGTCGCGTCCCCGGGCATCGCGTCGTGAACCTGATCGATCGTCACCTCGGTCTCGCTCACCAGTCGGTCCTCGAACGCGTCACGAAAGCCGGCGACGTCACGAACGCCGTCGTCGCGCAATTCCTCGATCAACTCGAGTGCGTTGGCATCCATGTCCTCGACCGATCCGAGTGCGGTTCGCAGGCTGTCGAGGTCCTCGTCGACGCCCTCGCGAACGCGACCGTTCTCGAGACCGGCGAGGGCCGCCGAGGCGTCGGCCAGTTGCTCGCGCTCGAGGTCGGCGATGGCGGCGAACGGCCCGGAGTCGACGCCGGCGTCGAGCAAGGCGAGTGCGGCGTCGACGGCCGCCCGCTCACTCTCGTCGCGCTCGTCGTAGCGTTCGTAAGCCGCCAGAACCGACTCGCGGTCGTCGGCCGAAAGCGCCGCCCACGCATCGCGGGCCGCGAGCACCTCCTCGAGTCGCTCCACCATCGCCTCGCGGTCGGTCAGCGGCGTGAGAACCCGGATGCGGTCGGCCGCCCGCTGGGTCACCGCGTGGTCGACCGCCAGGTCGAGCAGTTCCTTGTAGGCGGCGTGGGCGTCGCTGGTGGCGAGTACCTCCATCCCGTCACCACCGGTCGCGCGCCGCAGGATTCGCGTCGCCCGTCCCCTCGCGAGGCCGGCGTCGGCGAGCGCCCGCACGTCCCCGCTGTCGATCGCCCGGACTGCCCGATCCTGCCCGAGTTCGGCCACGAGTAACTCGCGCGTCTTCGGCCCGACACCCCAGTACTCCTCGAGTCGCATACCCAACCAGTTCGAGTCGAACGTCTTGAACGTGCTGTCATTCGGCTGCTCCTGCCATCCGGGTGTGGTCGCCGTCAGCGGGTCGCCCGCGTCACAGCCCAGACCGCGATCACACTCACGACGAACGTGAGTCCAACAGCGACGGTGTACCCGCCGGTGTAGGTAATACTCGCGGTCCCCAGCGGCGGCATCGCGAGTGCACAGACGCCAGCAGCGACGTTGAACATTCCCACGATCGCCGTGTCCTTCTCGGGATCGTAGATTCCCATGAGTACGGGAATGTACAGCGTCGCCGCGCCACCCAGCCCCAGTCCGATCAGGCCGACCGCGGCCACCAGCCCGCCCGGGTTCGAGACGAACAGGAGCGCGATGCCACCGGCAGCCAGGTACAGCGATGCGAGGAACGCCCGCCTCGAGCCGACCGAATCCGCGACGTAGCCGCTTCCGATTCGTGAAGCGATACTGACGCCGCCGATGGCTCCGAACGTGGCGGCTGCAGTCGCCTCGGAGAGTCCGCGCGCGACGAACAGGTCGACTGCATACGCCGCGAGTAGCTGGTACCAGGCGAACGAGAACCCGATACCGACGAATAGCAACTGAAACTGACGCGTCCCGACGAGTCGGGAGAGCCACTCGAGGACGTCACCGGCGGTCGCGGTCGACTGGGATGCCCACGAGGGGCGACGGCACGTCAGACCAGTGAGTGCGAACGCACCGGCAGTCACCGACAGGACGAGCAGGAAGCCGAGGCGGACGCCGAACCGATCGATGGCAAGTTGCCAGATCGGCGGCAACAGGAACAGCCCGAGCCCGTTGCCCACGAAGATCAGCCCGGTCGCAGCGCCGCGGCGTGAGTCGAACCAGCGTGGGACGACCGACGCCACGAGGACGAATACCGTCCCGAGTGCCAGTCCGAGGACGGCGAAGACGAGAGTGAGCCAGAGGAGCGAGTCGGCGACGTACAGCGACGGTGCGAGAAGTACAGTTGCTGCCGTACAGACGAGCAACAGCGGTCGCGTCGGGTACCGGGTTCCGAACACGCCGACCAGTCCCGACCCGATGAAGAACGTAAACAGCATGATCGAGAAGACGCCAGAGAGCGCGACCGGCGAGACGGCGAACGCGTCACTGAACGGCCCCCGGAAGACGCCGTACGACAGCGGCGTTCCGAACGTAAAGACCATTGCGACGGCACCGAGGATCGCGACCAGCCAACTCCGGAGACTGTCCGGTCGCTCTGTCCAGTCGAGGGTCACGGCGTCGTCTCGAGTGCGTGACGGCGAAAACGTTCTGATTTACGAGTGGCGAAATCGCCGAGTTCGCTAGTCTCGTGCTCTATACCGCAACCTGTTCCGGTATCGGTTCTCGAGACGATCCCAGACGACGATCGTCGAGGGGACGACGAGCAGCGAGGTGAGCCAGGCGTAGAAGACGCCGAGGGCGAGCAGCAGGCCGAACTCCATGATCAGCGGGATCAGGGCGAGATAGAGGACGCCCAGTCCGGTGACGGTCGTGAGCATGCTGCCGGTCAGCGCGCCACCGGTTCCCCGGACGGTCACGAGCAGCGCCTCGTCGACGCTATTGCCCGCCTCGAACTCGTCGACGAACCGGTGGATGAAGTGGACGGTGTAGTCGACGCCCAGCCCGATCGACACCGAGAGGATCGGCGCGTTGATCGGCGTCAGCGGCACGTCGAAGTAC is a genomic window of Natrarchaeobaculum aegyptiacum containing:
- a CDS encoding MutS-related protein, with the translated sequence MRLEEYWGVGPKTRELLVAELGQDRAVRAIDSGDVRALADAGLARGRATRILRRATGGDGMEVLATSDAHAAYKELLDLAVDHAVTQRAADRIRVLTPLTDREAMVERLEEVLAARDAWAALSADDRESVLAAYERYDERDESERAAVDAALALLDAGVDSGPFAAIADLEREQLADASAALAGLENGRVREGVDEDLDSLRTALGSVEDMDANALELIEELRDDGVRDVAGFRDAFEDRLVSETEVTIDQVHDAMPGDATDATDFVGETLRGLRADLTESIDERETLVASDLKKTLADTETAVDRAVTAVDDIALHLSLARFALTYDCTRPTFVDDSDAAVSVLEARNLRLAAQSDVDVQPVTYGLGDHGVEDVPRSVEAPPGDQRVAVLTGANSGGKTTLLETLCQVVLLAMMGLPVPAEEAEVTPVDSLVFHRRHASFNAGVLESTLRSIVPPLSSGGRTLMLVDEFEAITEPGSAADLLHGLVTLTVDREALGVFVTHLADDLEPLPPAARVDGIFAEGLNPDLELLVDYQPRFGTVGRSTPEFIVSRLVANASDRTERAGFETLAESVGSDVIQRTLADARWSE
- a CDS encoding MFS transporter, with amino-acid sequence MTLDWTERPDSLRSWLVAILGAVAMVFTFGTPLSYGVFRGPFSDAFAVSPVALSGVFSIMLFTFFIGSGLVGVFGTRYPTRPLLLVCTAATVLLAPSLYVADSLLWLTLVFAVLGLALGTVFVLVASVVPRWFDSRRGAATGLIFVGNGLGLFLLPPIWQLAIDRFGVRLGFLLVLSVTAGAFALTGLTCRRPSWASQSTATAGDVLEWLSRLVGTRQFQLLFVGIGFSFAWYQLLAAYAVDLFVARGLSEATAAATFGAIGGVSIASRIGSGYVADSVGSRRAFLASLYLAAGGIALLFVSNPGGLVAAVGLIGLGLGGAATLYIPVLMGIYDPEKDTAIVGMFNVAAGVCALAMPPLGTASITYTGGYTVAVGLTFVVSVIAVWAVTRATR